The following is a genomic window from Variovorax paradoxus.
CATGGGCGGGCCCGCCGGCCGGCTCGTCGGCCACCAGGCGCTGATGGAGCTCTTCGAGGTATTCCAGGTGTGCTTCGCTGTGCGCCCGCGTGATCTGCGCAAGGGTCGCCAAAGGCACGTCCCGGTGTTCGAGGGCATCGCCCACGCCGGTCAGCAGCAGCCTGTCTTCGATGGCATCCAGCCGCTCGGGACATTCGGGGTGGCCCCGTCCCATGTCGTGCTTCCAGCAATCGCGATGTGTGAAGTAGCCGGTCTTGCCCATCTCTTTGCCGTGTCTCTGTCGTATCTAGACCTCACACAGCATGGGGCCGCGCGGTCTTACGGTATCGTTTGCATATGGATACAAATATGGACGTTGCTGCGAAGCTTGCCACTTTGCTGAATCAGCTTAACACGGTGATCGTCGGCAAAGAGGCGCAAGTGCGCGACTGCGTGGCCTGCCTGCTGGCGGGCGGACACCTGCTCATCGAGGATGTACCAGGGGTCGGCAAGACCACCCTCGCCCATGCGCTCTCGCACACCTTCGGCCTGCAGTTCTCGCGCGTGCAGTTCACGGCCGACCTGATGCCGGGCGACCTGTCGGGCGTGGCCATCTACGACCGGGGCCAGCAGGCCTTCGTGTTCCATCCCGGCCCGATCTTCGCGCAGGTGCTTCTGGCGGACGAAATCAACCGTGCCAGTCCCAAGACCCAGAGCGCCCTGCTCGAGGCCATGGAAGAAAAGCAGGTCACCATCGAAGGCGAGACCCGGCCGCTGCCCACGCCCTTCTTCGTGATTGCCACCCAGAACCCGCAGGACCAGCTCGGCACCTTCGCCTTGCCCGAATCGCAGCTCGACCGGTTTCTCATGCGGATTTCACTCGGCTACCCGGACCGCGCAGCCGAACGCGAATTGCTCGCGGGGGCCGACCGCCGCGAAATGCTCGCCACCCTGCCCGCGCTGCTCACCGCCGGCGAGCTGACGGCCCTGCAGCAGCGCGTGCAGCAGGTGCATGCGGCCGAGCCGCTTTTGAACTACGTGCAAGACCTGATTGCCGCCACGCGCTCCGGCCGGTGGTTTTTGCAGGGCCTTTCGCCGCGCGCCGGCATTGCGGTGCTGCGCGCCGCCAAGGCGCAGGCGCTGCTGGCCAACCGCAGCTACGTTGCACCGGACGACGTGCAATCGATACTGCCGCAGACGATTGCGCACCGCCTCACCCCCGTGGGCGACGCCGGCCGCGGGGCCGTGGAACAGGTGCGCGCGATGATCGCGGACGTGCCGCTCCCGTAAGAATGAACCGTCTCGTCTGCCACCGATGATGGCATCGCTACGCTCGCGCATCGACGGCTGGTTCCTGTCGCGCCGGCCGCCTTCGGACACGCTGGAGCTCACGCAGCGCAACGTCTACATCGTGCCCACGCGGGCGGGCTGGACGCTGGGCGCCACGCTGCTGGTGCTGCTGATTGCGTCGATCAACTACCAGCTCAACCTGGGCTACCTGCTGACCTTTTTGCTCGCGGGGAGCGTGGCCGTGGGCATGCACGTCTGCCACGCCACGCTGCGCGGCCTGGCCATGCACCTGACGCCGCCCGATGCGCACTACGCAGGCGCCGCCGCGGTTTTCCGGGTGGTGCTGCACAACACGCGGCGCAGCGTGCGCTACGGCATCGGCATGGCCGTACGCGGCAGCGGCCAGTGGGCCTGGACGGACGTGCCGGCCGAAGGCACCTCCACCGTCGAGATCGCGTTCAAGCCCGAAAGGCGCGGGCTCCACCCGGTGCCGCCGCTCACCGCCGAAACCCGTTTTCCGCTCGGAACATTCCGCGTCTGGACGGTGTGGCGGCCGGCCGCGCAGATGCTGGTGTACCCCACGCCCGAAGCGCATCCGCCGCCCCTGCCGCCTGGCGAGCCCCTCTCCGGACCTGCCGCCACATCGGCCGCCCTGCGCTCCCAATCGGCTGGCGAGTACGACGGGCTGCGGGCCTACCGGCGCGGCGATCCGCTCAAGCTGGTGGTCTGGAAAAAAGCGGCCCGGGCGCAAGCCACAGGCTCCGAAGAACTCGTGAGCCGCGACATGCAGCAGACCCAGCGCGAGGAGCTGTGGCTCGATGCGCAAGCCACAAATCTCGCCGACACCGAGGCCCGCGCTTCGCGGCTTTGCGCATGGGTGCTGATGGCGGACCGCCTGGGCGTGGACTACGGCATCCGCATCGCCGGTCGGGTGGTGCAGCCCTCGCAGGGCGAAGCCCACCGCAGGGCCTGCCTGGAAGCGTTGGCACTATGTTGAACGCCGCCCTTTCCTCCCGCAAGGAGCGCCGCGCATGAACAAGTTCAGGCGCGAGATCGCGGCGCTGCCAAGGGACGCCAGGGACACCCTGTTCCTGCTCGCGGTCATTGCGCTGATCGTGCTGCCGCAGGCCGAGAACCTGCCGTGGTGGTGCACCGCCATTACAGCGATGGTGCTGGTGTGGCGCGGCACGCTGGCAATCGAGGCCCGTCCCCTTCCAAGCAAATGGTGGCGCGCCGGCTTGCTGGCACTTGCGATAGCTGCGACGTTTGCCACCCATCGCACGCTGCTCGGGCGCGACCCGGGCGTGACCTTGGTCGTGGTCTTGCTGGCGCTCAAGACGCTGGAGCTGCGCGCGCGAAGAGACGCCTTCGTGCTGTTCTTCCTCGGCTTCTTCGCGATGCTGACGAACTTCTTCTACTCGCAGTCGCTGATGACCGCGTTCACCATGCTGCTCGCGCTGCTGGGCCTGTTGACCGCACTGGTCAACGCGCACATGCCGGTTGGCAAGCCGCCGCTCATGCAGGCCGCGCGCACCGCCAGCTGGATGGCGCTGCTGGGCGCGCCGATCATGCTCGCGCTGTTCCTGCTGTTTCCGCGCTTTGCGCCGTTGTGGGGCACGCCCAGCGACGCCATGGCGGGCCGCACGGGCCTGTCGAACACCATGCGCGTGGGCACCATCGCCGAATTGGCCATGGACGACGGCATCGCGGCACGCATCAAGTTTGAAAATGA
Proteins encoded in this region:
- a CDS encoding AAA family ATPase, coding for MDVAAKLATLLNQLNTVIVGKEAQVRDCVACLLAGGHLLIEDVPGVGKTTLAHALSHTFGLQFSRVQFTADLMPGDLSGVAIYDRGQQAFVFHPGPIFAQVLLADEINRASPKTQSALLEAMEEKQVTIEGETRPLPTPFFVIATQNPQDQLGTFALPESQLDRFLMRISLGYPDRAAERELLAGADRREMLATLPALLTAGELTALQQRVQQVHAAEPLLNYVQDLIAATRSGRWFLQGLSPRAGIAVLRAAKAQALLANRSYVAPDDVQSILPQTIAHRLTPVGDAGRGAVEQVRAMIADVPLP
- a CDS encoding DUF58 domain-containing protein, whose translation is MMASLRSRIDGWFLSRRPPSDTLELTQRNVYIVPTRAGWTLGATLLVLLIASINYQLNLGYLLTFLLAGSVAVGMHVCHATLRGLAMHLTPPDAHYAGAAAVFRVVLHNTRRSVRYGIGMAVRGSGQWAWTDVPAEGTSTVEIAFKPERRGLHPVPPLTAETRFPLGTFRVWTVWRPAAQMLVYPTPEAHPPPLPPGEPLSGPAATSAALRSQSAGEYDGLRAYRRGDPLKLVVWKKAARAQATGSEELVSRDMQQTQREELWLDAQATNLADTEARASRLCAWVLMADRLGVDYGIRIAGRVVQPSQGEAHRRACLEALALC